From the genome of Terriglobales bacterium, one region includes:
- a CDS encoding type II secretion system protein: MRRESGFSLIELLIVVAIILVIAAMAIPNLIKSRLAANEASAVSSLRTINTAQTTYSITYPTFGYADNLAKLGAPAPGTPVSQNNAALLDWVLGCATQPCQKSGYTFAIINPSGNPVSAYGSTGVPVTPGTTGIRGFCGSQLTIIRYDPNGGSNCTTPIE, translated from the coding sequence ATGCGCCGAGAATCCGGCTTCTCTCTGATCGAGCTCTTGATCGTCGTGGCCATCATCTTGGTCATCGCCGCTATGGCCATTCCCAATCTCATCAAGTCCAGGCTGGCGGCCAACGAAGCCTCGGCGGTCTCGTCTTTACGCACCATCAACACGGCTCAGACTACCTACTCCATTACCTATCCGACTTTTGGATACGCCGACAACCTGGCAAAGCTGGGTGCTCCGGCGCCGGGGACACCGGTGAGCCAGAACAATGCCGCGCTGCTGGACTGGGTGCTAGGTTGTGCCACTCAGCCTTGCCAGAAGAGTGGCTACACCTTTGCCATCATCAATCCGAGCGGAAATCCGGTCAGCGCCTACGGCAGCACGGGTGTGCCGGTTACCCCGGGGACGACTGGGATCCGCGGCTTCTGCGGCAGTCAGCTCACGATCATCCGCTACGATCCCAACGGCGGCAGCAACTGCACGACACCCATCGAATGA